From Acidobacteriota bacterium, the proteins below share one genomic window:
- a CDS encoding c-type cytochrome gives MARRWKKYVGATLFIVFALLIVGITFTIGWRPFIGPKTRPLTNRTFEATPARLERGRYMVTAVYGCVACHSERDENAPGMPPRAGKLGAGTVFDEGSDLPGRLIAPNLTPDKETGVGDWTDDMLARAIREGVSHDGRALFPLMPYGNYYQMPDEELAAAIVYLRSLAPVRNPLPQTEIIFPVKYLMRGAPQPVNAPVPEPDLSDPVKRGEFLVRMASCADCHTPQERGQVKPGFEFAGGLLFETPQGTVMAGNITSDASGISYYDEALFIHAMRTGKVKARSLSPIMPWYFYGQMTDEDVKAIFAYVRTIKPVKHTIDNTEPPTDCKLCGLKHGGGDRN, from the coding sequence ATGGCACGTCGATGGAAAAAGTATGTTGGAGCAACACTGTTCATAGTTTTTGCCCTGCTCATTGTGGGAATCACTTTCACGATTGGATGGCGGCCTTTCATCGGGCCTAAGACTCGGCCGCTGACTAACAGGACATTCGAAGCGACGCCGGCCCGGCTCGAGCGAGGACGCTACATGGTCACCGCCGTATACGGTTGCGTGGCCTGTCACTCCGAGCGAGACGAAAACGCACCGGGAATGCCGCCACGGGCAGGCAAATTAGGTGCGGGCACCGTGTTCGACGAAGGCTCAGACCTCCCGGGCCGGCTTATCGCCCCGAACCTCACCCCGGATAAGGAAACGGGCGTAGGCGACTGGACTGATGACATGCTGGCGCGCGCAATTCGTGAGGGCGTAAGTCACGACGGACGCGCGCTGTTTCCGTTGATGCCTTATGGCAACTATTATCAGATGCCCGACGAAGAGCTGGCGGCTGCGATCGTCTACCTGCGCTCACTTGCGCCGGTTAGAAATCCACTGCCGCAAACTGAAATCATTTTCCCGGTGAAGTATCTTATGCGCGGCGCGCCGCAGCCTGTTAACGCCCCTGTGCCTGAGCCCGATCTGTCGGATCCGGTGAAGCGGGGAGAGTTTCTAGTTCGAATGGCCAGTTGCGCTGACTGCCACACGCCTCAAGAAAGGGGTCAGGTGAAACCCGGATTTGAATTCGCCGGCGGTCTGTTGTTCGAGACGCCTCAGGGAACGGTTATGGCAGGCAATATCACATCTGATGCATCCGGGATTTCTTACTACGACGAAGCGCTTTTCATCCACGCGATGCGCACCGGCAAGGTGAAAGCGCGATCGCTGAGCCCAATCATGCCGTGGTACTTTTATGGCCAGATGACCGACGAAGATGTGAAGGCGATTTTCGCTTATGTGCGAACCATCAAACCGGTTAAGCACACGATCGACAATACCGAACCGCCGACAGACTGCAAGCTGTGCGGCTTGAAACACGGGGGCGGCGACAGGAACTAA
- a CDS encoding RNA polymerase sigma factor, whose product MPIEQETQLVERALLGDEAAFGELVEPLRKPLFSYIYRMATLHQDAEDLLQDVLVRVLQSLPSFRGEARFKTWLFGIATHACMDHLRSRKRWRVEAQLYGQYETEADENEVEKLDALIHSPDFVFEMREHIAFCFSCISRTLEPDEQAAIMLREVLGFSNQEAATMLEVSEPIFRHRLSAARSKMIGSYDGLCQLINKTGVCWQCKGLHEFAGPGHNGQELVQIEVAPGIEVSAESLFDSRLRIVREAGFPESKTRPMHDAFFEGLTRREESSV is encoded by the coding sequence TTGCCTATCGAGCAAGAGACCCAACTAGTCGAGCGCGCGCTGCTGGGAGACGAAGCCGCGTTCGGCGAACTCGTCGAGCCGCTGCGCAAGCCGCTGTTCTCGTACATCTATCGCATGGCCACGCTGCACCAGGATGCCGAAGACCTGTTGCAAGACGTGTTGGTTCGCGTGCTTCAGAGTCTACCCAGCTTTCGCGGCGAGGCCCGATTCAAGACCTGGCTGTTCGGAATCGCCACTCACGCTTGTATGGACCATCTTCGTTCAAGGAAACGTTGGCGCGTCGAAGCGCAACTCTACGGACAGTACGAGACCGAGGCCGACGAGAATGAAGTTGAAAAGCTCGACGCGCTGATCCACTCACCCGACTTTGTCTTCGAGATGCGCGAGCACATCGCATTCTGCTTTTCGTGCATAAGCCGTACGCTCGAGCCCGACGAGCAGGCGGCGATCATGCTTCGCGAGGTGCTTGGCTTTTCGAATCAGGAAGCGGCAACGATGCTCGAGGTATCCGAGCCCATCTTTCGGCATCGGCTATCAGCGGCGCGATCAAAGATGATCGGAAGCTACGACGGGCTCTGCCAGTTGATCAACAAGACTGGCGTGTGTTGGCAGTGCAAGGGTCTCCACGAATTTGCGGGCCCCGGTCACAACGGCCAGGAGCTGGTTCAGATCGAAGTTGCGCCTGGCATTGAAGTCTCGGCTGAAAGTCTTTTCGACTCGCGGCTGCGGATCGTTCGCGAAGCCGGTTTCCCAGAGAGTAAGACTCGCCCAATGCACGACGCGTTCTTTGAAGGACTCACACGCCGCGAGGAGAGCAGCGTTTGA
- a CDS encoding glyoxalase superfamily protein, with protein sequence MEVNVSWYQVEDLNAAKKFYGEVLGLKKTFEMEGWCEFSHADGAASIGLNQLREGDDERGATVVLRVDDLARVQKELTAKGVKFEGEIHEVPGAVRIATFRDPAGNRLQLCQVLMQQ encoded by the coding sequence ATGGAAGTCAATGTTTCGTGGTATCAAGTGGAAGACCTCAACGCGGCAAAGAAGTTCTACGGCGAAGTGCTGGGTCTCAAGAAGACGTTCGAGATGGAAGGCTGGTGCGAGTTCAGCCACGCCGATGGCGCTGCATCCATCGGGCTGAATCAACTGCGTGAAGGTGACGACGAACGCGGAGCGACGGTCGTACTGCGAGTTGACGATCTCGCTCGCGTGCAAAAGGAACTCACCGCCAAAGGCGTCAAGTTCGAAGGCGAGATCCACGAGGTGCCCGGCGCCGTGCGCATCGCAACCTTTCGCGACCCCGCCGGCAATCGCTTGCAGCTTTGCCAGGTGCTGATGCAGCAGTGA
- a CDS encoding OsmC family protein — MATRNGSAVWEGTVKEGKGTVRLGSGAFEGPYSFSSRFEDGKGTNPEELIGAAHAGCFSMALSGALTRAGFPPTRIETTAKVHLGPVEGGFAIGLIELETTANVPGIDENAFQEQAEGAKKNCPVSKALAATEIKLNAKLVS; from the coding sequence ATGGCAACACGGAACGGCAGTGCGGTTTGGGAAGGAACGGTCAAAGAGGGCAAGGGCACGGTTAGACTGGGGAGCGGAGCGTTCGAGGGACCTTATTCATTCTCGTCGCGGTTTGAAGACGGGAAGGGCACTAATCCTGAAGAACTCATCGGCGCAGCTCACGCGGGATGTTTCTCGATGGCTTTGTCGGGGGCGTTGACGCGCGCAGGCTTTCCGCCCACCCGTATAGAGACTACGGCCAAAGTTCATTTGGGACCAGTAGAAGGCGGCTTCGCGATCGGGCTGATCGAACTAGAAACGACCGCCAATGTTCCCGGCATCGACGAGAATGCCTTTCAAGAACAGGCCGAGGGCGCTAAGAAGAACTGCCCTGTATCGAAGGCGCTCGCCGCGACCGAGATCAAGCTCAATGCGAAGCTGGTGAGTTAA
- a CDS encoding amidase → MKRKSREQYKPKDDKATGGMDRRSFVKLLPAVGVAGLAAPHFDVAAAQAIQQPQQPQPPQRITKEMLHAAEQLIGIELNDAQETMALRGVNQALTGYETLRKIDIPLDTEPATAFHPALPGKKFDWKPVKFKLTKQEIPKYNSLEEVAFFTATQLAELVRTRQVTSTDLTKMYLARLKRYGPKLLCVVTLTEDLALKQAAEADREIKSGKYRGPLHGIPCGVKDLFATKGIKTTWGAEPYRDQMIDYDSTVVERLREAGAVLVAKLSMGALAQGGRWFAGVTRNPWQVDEDRTGSSGSSAGPASATAAGLVGFSIGTETLGSIVSPATRCGCAGLRPTYGRVSRYGAMGLSWTMDKIGPICRGVEDLAAVLASIYGPDQRDITVGDAPFNWTPEVPLSKMRLGYLKAEFEGGDNEKQKALYKEALDALRTAGAKLEPIELPKFSTGSLRVILVAEAAAAFDDITRDGRVNQLSGQAPGDWPNSFRTSRFIPAVEYIRAQRARTLLMREMDKLMSKWDVFVSPAPGSASLLVTNLTGHPQVCVPCGFIDGLPRSIMFTGGLYDEGSPLRVALAFERATMWHTMHPKMDWA, encoded by the coding sequence ATGAAAAGAAAATCGCGCGAACAATACAAACCTAAAGATGACAAAGCAACAGGCGGGATGGACCGCCGCTCCTTCGTAAAGCTCCTTCCCGCCGTCGGAGTAGCCGGTCTTGCCGCGCCGCATTTCGATGTGGCGGCGGCCCAAGCAATTCAACAACCGCAGCAGCCACAACCGCCGCAGCGCATCACGAAGGAAATGCTTCACGCCGCCGAACAGTTGATTGGCATTGAGTTGAACGACGCGCAAGAGACGATGGCGCTTCGAGGAGTCAATCAAGCTCTCACGGGTTACGAGACCCTCCGTAAGATCGATATTCCACTCGACACCGAACCGGCCACTGCGTTTCATCCGGCGCTGCCCGGGAAAAAGTTTGACTGGAAGCCAGTCAAGTTCAAGCTCACCAAACAGGAGATTCCGAAATACAACTCGCTCGAAGAGGTCGCATTCTTCACCGCAACGCAGCTCGCCGAGCTTGTTCGCACACGCCAGGTCACGTCTACGGATCTCACCAAAATGTACCTCGCCCGATTGAAGCGCTACGGTCCGAAGCTGCTTTGTGTCGTAACGCTCACCGAAGATCTCGCATTGAAACAGGCCGCCGAAGCCGATCGTGAGATCAAGAGCGGCAAGTATCGCGGTCCGTTGCATGGAATTCCGTGCGGTGTCAAAGACCTGTTCGCGACTAAAGGAATCAAGACGACCTGGGGCGCCGAGCCTTATCGCGATCAGATGATCGACTACGACTCGACGGTGGTCGAGCGCTTGCGCGAAGCAGGCGCGGTGTTGGTGGCCAAGCTTTCGATGGGAGCGCTCGCGCAGGGCGGCCGCTGGTTCGCGGGCGTGACCCGCAATCCGTGGCAGGTGGACGAAGACCGAACTGGCTCGAGCGGTTCATCGGCGGGACCTGCCTCGGCTACCGCCGCCGGTCTGGTCGGGTTTTCAATCGGAACTGAAACTCTGGGTTCGATCGTGTCACCGGCGACTCGCTGCGGGTGCGCGGGGCTCAGACCGACTTACGGCCGCGTGAGCCGCTACGGCGCGATGGGATTGAGTTGGACGATGGATAAGATCGGCCCGATCTGTCGCGGCGTCGAAGACCTCGCCGCCGTGCTTGCTTCGATCTACGGCCCGGATCAACGAGACATCACCGTTGGAGACGCACCCTTTAACTGGACCCCCGAGGTTCCGCTTTCAAAAATGCGGTTAGGTTATCTGAAAGCCGAGTTCGAAGGCGGTGATAACGAAAAGCAGAAGGCTCTATACAAGGAGGCTCTGGACGCATTGAGAACCGCAGGCGCCAAGCTCGAGCCAATCGAGCTGCCCAAGTTCTCGACGGGGTCGTTGCGCGTCATCCTCGTTGCCGAAGCAGCAGCAGCGTTTGATGACATCACCCGCGACGGCCGCGTCAATCAACTCTCCGGCCAGGCGCCGGGCGATTGGCCGAATTCGTTCCGCACATCGCGCTTCATCCCGGCGGTCGAATACATCCGCGCGCAGCGAGCGAGGACGCTGCTTATGCGCGAGATGGACAAGCTGATGTCAAAGTGGGACGTGTTCGTCTCGCCCGCCCCTGGCAGCGCGAGTTTGCTTGTGACAAACCTGACCGGCCATCCTCAGGTGTGTGTGCCGTGCGGCTTCATCGACGGCTTGCCTCGATCGATCATGTTCACTGGTGGTTTGTACGACGAAGGCTCACCGTTGAGAGTAGCGTTGGCATTCGAGCGCGCGACGATGTGGCACACGATGCACCCAAAGATGGATTGGGCGTGA
- a CDS encoding HEAT repeat domain-containing protein, which produces MRGKTVLILFLAAASLTPQPARAAVVPALNISKLAAEASLIVVGEVKSLSEEETGDFDIEGQMRKARRLAGVLRVDRVIKGIADAEVSFRSYMPLDDFSGFATVQAKHFGMFFFRATAEGLGFVSPHYPSILAVREGCSTKNTPMSGREIGRIATEIECILKSPVAIRRDLVTAIEYFRTVPAANAIPALKAAGPELTSPLDVLAASVLLQHNDLSMLPLVEKSLRKSSKLFVQAEGSQWEFVLSAALTYIKDPAAIPALSRLMSSPDEQTRRDAAGALRKIGTEAVIAPLSKALYDEDWEVRWKAVMGLAGVARSDEDNESWYPSHAAFKQNEQHYLDHWREWVKKKGIELKTTDKL; this is translated from the coding sequence CTCAACATTTCAAAGCTGGCAGCAGAAGCCAGTCTCATCGTTGTCGGCGAAGTTAAGTCGCTTAGCGAAGAAGAAACCGGCGATTTTGATATTGAAGGACAGATGCGAAAAGCTCGTCGTCTGGCCGGCGTCTTGCGCGTCGACCGAGTCATCAAGGGAATAGCGGATGCGGAAGTTTCCTTCAGATCATATATGCCTTTGGACGACTTCTCAGGCTTCGCGACTGTTCAGGCCAAGCACTTCGGCATGTTCTTTTTTCGAGCGACGGCCGAGGGGCTTGGTTTTGTTTCACCCCACTATCCTTCGATCCTTGCCGTCCGCGAAGGGTGCTCGACTAAAAACACTCCGATGAGCGGCCGCGAAATCGGACGAATCGCGACAGAGATAGAGTGCATTCTCAAGTCTCCGGTTGCCATTCGCCGCGACCTGGTTACCGCTATTGAATACTTTCGCACTGTTCCAGCGGCCAACGCGATTCCTGCTCTTAAAGCTGCTGGCCCCGAGCTGACTTCGCCGCTTGATGTGCTGGCGGCCTCCGTACTGCTTCAGCATAACGACCTGTCAATGCTTCCGCTCGTCGAGAAGTCTTTGCGGAAATCCTCAAAGCTCTTTGTGCAGGCTGAAGGCTCGCAATGGGAATTCGTTTTGAGCGCAGCGTTGACCTATATCAAAGATCCGGCGGCAATACCTGCGTTGAGTCGGTTGATGTCATCACCGGACGAGCAGACCCGCCGTGACGCGGCTGGAGCGCTTCGCAAAATCGGGACTGAAGCGGTCATCGCACCGCTCTCAAAGGCGCTTTACGACGAGGATTGGGAAGTGCGATGGAAGGCCGTGATGGGTCTCGCAGGCGTAGCCCGGTCGGATGAAGATAATGAAAGCTGGTATCCGTCTCACGCCGCATTCAAACAGAACGAGCAGCATTACCTCGACCATTGGCGGGAGTGGGTGAAGAAGAAGGGAATCGAGTTGAAGACGACGGATAAGCTGTAG